From one Triticum urartu cultivar G1812 chromosome 3, Tu2.1, whole genome shotgun sequence genomic stretch:
- the LOC125545537 gene encoding LOB domain-containing protein 6-like yields MASSSASSLPAPGGSVITLAASSAGGNGAGGVCGTGSPCAACKFLRRKCQPDCVFAPYFPPDNPQKFVHVHRVFGASNVTKLLNELHPYQREDAVNSLAYEADMRLRDPVYGCVAVISMLQRNLRQLQQDLARAKYELSKYQSAAGPNGSQSMAEFIGSAVPNGVASFINVGHSAALGSVGGVTGFGQDHQFAAVQMLSRSYEAAEPIARLGLNGGYEFGYSAAAMAGAGSVPGLGMLGGSPFLKPGIAGSDERGGAGQ; encoded by the exons ATGGCCTCGTCGTCGGCGTCTTCGTTGCCGGCGCCGGGAGGATCGGTGATCACCTTGGCCGCCTCATCGGCGGGGGGCAACGGCGCCGGCGGGGTGTGCGGCACGGGGTCGCCGTGCGCGGCGTGCAAGTTCCTCCGCCGCAAGTGCCAGCCTGACTGCGTGTTCGCGCCCTACTTCCCGCCGGACAACCCGCAGAAGTTCGTGCACGTGCACCGCGTCTTCGGCGCCAGCAACGTGACCAAGCTGCTGAACGAGCTCCATCCGTACCAGCGCGAGGACGCCGTGAACTCCCTCGCCTACGAGGCCGACATGCGCCTCCGCGACCCCGTCTACGGCTGCGTCGCCGTCATCTCCATGCTCCAGCGCAACCTCCGCCAGCTCCAGCAGGACCTCGCCCGCGCCAAGTACGAGCTCTCCAAGTACCAG TCGGCGGCGGGGCCGAACGGGTCGCAGTCGATGGCGGAGTTCATCGGCAGCGCGGTGCCGAACGGCGTGGCGAGCTTCATCAACGTTGGGCACTCCGCGGCGCTCGGCTCCGTCGGCGGGGTCACGGGCTTCGGGCAAGATCATCAGTTCGCTGCCGTGCAGATGCTGTCCAGGAGCTACGAGGCGGCCGAGCCCATCGCGAGGCTGGGCCTGAACGGCGGCTACGAGTTCGGGTACTCGGCGGCCGCAATGGCCGGCGCAGGCTCGGTGCCAGGTCTCGGCATGCTCGGCGGCTCGCCGTTCCTGAAGCCCGGCATCGCCGGCAGCGACGAGAGGGGCGGCGCCGGGCAGTAG